A window of Fibrobacter sp. UWR4 genomic DNA:
AGAAATAACCAAGACCGTATCCCCTATATATTCAGTAGCATTTCCAAATTCTTTAACTTGAAACGTTAATTTCATAGTCTGTTTCAAATTAAACTCGTAATCCATTTTCCCACCTCCAACATAAAAGCAAGTCATTCCATCTGCTTTATACATAGATATACACCTTATTAACGTTTCCGTCTTAATCCAAGTTGCGGTTAAGCGCTACACAATAGCCGAATTTCACCTAGTTCCTTTTTATCAAGTTAAAAAATATCGTTTCCTCAAAAGAAGAACTATTTTCCCCTACAACCAATCGTTTTTCACGATTTTTCTCATCATACAGAATTGCTGTTCCATACGAATCTGAATCATACTTTTCATCATATTCAAAAAAAAGACTTTGATAAGGCTCGCCGTCTACATACCAGACAACTTTATCAGGATAATCATTTGGGCAAGAGACCGTGACAACATCTTCACCATAAAGATTTGGTCCATACAAAATATCAAATGGAATTATTTTCCATCCTGTTTCATTGTGTTTATATGCAACAACTGTCACATGTTCAAAAGAAAAATCTTTAGGCAATTTATCTTCAATAGATAACAAAGGCTCTAATCTTTGAGAGTGTCCAACACAGGCTGTTAAACATAAAAGAAAAGCAACAACCAAAATCTTCATTACCTAGTATTCCTTAAATCAATTGTGATATTTTTCGTTCCTTCTATAGGCACTTCAAAAGAATCCCGTAGAATTTCATTATACACAAAAGCGTTTATTTTTTTTATTTCTTGACATTGCGTCTCATAAGATAACGAGATTTTTTGATAGATTATTCCATTTTCATACAAAACAATCTCATCTACAAAAAAATCGGATAGCCAAGTCAGTTCAAAGTCCTCATCATCATTAAAAGACAACTTATGATTTGCAATTCCTTTCTTTTTTTTTAAATAAAACACATCACAAGTAGTATCTGATTTCGAAATTAAGGAATCTTTACTATAAGGTACAATTTTAAATGTTTCGGGAGAAGCATCGGACGGTAGCATCCCTTTCAAGTGGTAATAATTACTTGGAACACAGCCGATACAAAAAAACGATAGAAACAAGCACTTCAAACGCATTTTTTCATCCTTTTTAATGATAAGCTTTTTTACCAGTGTAATAATAATCTAGTGAATAATCATCAGCCTCGTAATCATATGTACCTACTTTTGTGTAAGCAGATTTCATATCTGTTCCAAATTTATATTCCTGTGCAACTCTTAAATAAAATGGCAAAGTTCCATCTTTTACTTGCTGTAAATAATGAATACCTTCATGAGTAGGAGCTGTAAGCATTCTTTTTTTCTCAGGATTGGAAACATTATTTCTACCTATAGAAACACCTACAACATCTAACAAGCCGCCACGTCTATTAACAGAACCATAAGGTCCTATAATAAGGTTATGCTCCTTTGCATAATTCGCTTCAATTTCCTTTTGAAAATCACTTTTAGGAACTGCATAGCCAAGTAGGCCTATCTTTACAGTAGACGATATAACACCGCCCAAAACACCATATCCTGCTCCAGAAATCGCAGCTTCATTGTTCCAAGATCCAGTACGTAACACTTCACCTAAGCCTCCACCAACATAACCAAGAACACCTCCTCTTGCCGCAGAATAAGCAGTTTCCGAAAAAATATTGACCATAGATCCACCAGGAACAGCTTGATAGCCCGGAATCACACCACCAAGGAAACCGCCTAACGCTGCACCACCAAAGCCACTCCAAGAATAGCCTCCGTCATTCATCCATCCTGTAGCAGCATATTGGAGAGAGCTCTCTACTGTACTCCAGAACATATTGTTAAAAATTGCATAACTATAGGAAGCTGCATTTGCGGTTTCGACACCAGCACTAGCAATCATAGCGCCCCCTTCAGCAGCCACCGATGTCGTTCCAGAAATACTACTAGCCACAGCAGCAACGCCTCCACTAATTGCTCCAGATATAGCCCCAACCGCAGCTCCTTTTAAAGTTCCTTGAGCCATGGCTCTACCACAACTAACTTCACTTGCACCGCTACAATTAACGGCAGACACAGAGGCTCCTATCGCAGCACCTACGGCAGCACCTATCGCTATCGCTGCTGTGATACTTTCTCCGTTTGGGTCTATATAGTTTAGCGGGTCGCCGCCATAAGTATAGGCGTTCGCAAACTGTCCGGCAGGGTCCGGCGTAAGCCATAGTCCAAAGAGCGGGTCATAGAATCGTGCGCCGAAATAATACTTGTTTATGTCAGAATCAAATTCCTTGGCCTGCCAGCGTCTTGAATCTTCAGCATCGTCATGAGCCAAGTCAATTAGTGCTCCGTATGGGTAATAGGCGTATGCGCTCTGGACTCCAGATGTATTTGCATAGCCCCTTATATTGCCCTGAGCATCTGTCACAGGGAAATACGCTGCGCCATCTTTGCGGTAGCCGCCAGCAATCAAATCCTCCCGTACAAGAGAATAATCCCCACTTCCATCCTTGCGGTAAACGCCCACCCCGCTCAGGGTCGCCTCACCGTAACCGGAACTTTCGTCACCATAGTTAAAATACACACGCTGGCCGTTTTCGTCATAGGCCATACGGATTCGAGCCAATTCTAAAGACTCGAAATCATCCAAATTATTCTGCGAAATTCCAGACGGGACTTCAGGATACAACCGAACATTCTTCGGCAACGCCCTGGCATCCAGTTCGTAGGCGGCACGAGCATAACGGTCTAGCCACACATTTCCTGAAGCGTCGTAAGAATAATACTCATACGGGGTATAGCTTCTACCCGAAATCGTCATACCATAAGGTCGATAATACCCTTGATGGCTCTGTGAACCATAGTAACACCCTACAGCCTGAGATCCCTCGTGTTTGACAGTCAATCGTCCAAGTTCGTCGTAACTATAACTTGCATTTCTAGTTCCGGACATTTCCGTCAGACGGCCCAAATAGTCATAGGTATAGCCAGCATTTTCTACAACTCGGCCTACAGTTCCCGCATCAGCCCACACTCTTGCCACGGTTGACTGTCGCACAGACAAGGGATTTTCATACGATATGTTTTCAGAATAAAGCTCCGTAGAGCCGTTCCTATAGTCTAGTACAACGGGTCTTCCGTATACATCGCGCCGAACGGTTTTTGCAAATACCTCAGTCCCCGCATCGTAATAATGTTTGGATACAACATTCCCATTTGCACTGTACGTATAGCTAGTCAACATAGAATTGCCTTCGCGTGTTTCAACGAGGCGTCCCTTGTTGTCATAAGTTCTAGTCCTTGTTGACTTTTGCGTCCAACCGCTTCCAGCCCATTCCGAATAGGTCGAAGAAGCCAGTTCGTCGGACAAGTTATAGACATAGGACAATTGTACCGCTGGGACATCATCAAACAGATAGACGACCCACTGTCTTGACATGCGCCCAATGCGGTCATAGGACTTCATTTTTATGGATACCGGATTACCTTCACCGTCGTAGGCAATGATAGCCCCAACATCATAATCGCGTATTCCGTCCATCTGAGACAGAATGTTTCCAAGCAGCGAGCTGTTCAGGTTTACCCCGTATAGGGTCAATGTATCGGATGTCGGCTTTCCGTAAACTGTGCGGACTATGGGAGTAAGAGCTGCGGAAGCAATCGCCGTATTTGGGGCAGCAAAGTCATGACCGCCATGTACTTCGCCGATTGCGACAACACGCCCTTCGCCGTCATATACATTCGCCATAAAGTAGTTGTTTCCCAAAGCCTTTTGACGAGCATTTCTCGTAAACCTTAAATTTCCTAAAGAGTCATAGGCATATTCGACAAGACCTCGGTCATTAGACTTTTTCGAAAGCACGCGGCCCATGGCATCATAGCCCATCGTATCAGCAAACGCAGGGAAATCCCTAAGATACGACCGAATCAACCTGTCATAGCCGTCATACTCGTTCATGACAACAAGTTCATTCTCGCCATCGTATGTCCACGTCGATACAGTCCTGTTTTTCTCGTCCGTTACACTTTGCGTATAACGTCCTTCAGCATCGCGGGATATCGTCAAATGCTTTCCACCTGGGTTCTTGATTCTTTTCCTGAAATTATCCGATATATCTCCTTCGTTCAAATAATTCAAATGCAAAAAGTCTGTCTCAACAGAAGCCGGCAAACCGTATGCTTCCTGGACCTGTTGCTGAAATTCAAAAGAACGCCTCGCTATACCGGCATTCCTTCCAAACGACCCAGATTCATTTCCGTAACGCGGTTCGAATTCAGTAAAGGCATTGCTCTCTGCATTCGGTTTGTCCGTTGAATCGGTTCCGTCGTAGTAATTGTTCGCGGCAACCACACAGGCTTCGCAAGCCATATCCATATACACGAAAGTTGTCGTGTCGAGTACAAACGACATCGGTTCATACTTCGTCTTTCCGAGAGCATCGCTATATACGGCAGATACGATATACTTTCCGTTAGAAAGAGAATCCTGCGTCTGCACTGTTGTTCCAAATGCATCCTTAAAAACCGCAGATGTAAACTTTCTTGCATTTGGCTGATTGATGGGGTCAAGATAGGTGTCTGTTTTTACCATTTCCGGGACGACATCAAGCGTTCTTGCCTCGCAAGGTGCAAATTTGATGATCACATTCACATTTTCATGCATCGCCGTGATGTCAAAATCAATTTTTGAATACGGTCTGTCTCCATAAGCCTTGAAAAGTTTTACATATTCATTTGAGTCCCTCGCAGCATTAAATGACTGATTCATGGAAGGCATTTTCGAAATAATTTCACCATTAAGAACAATGATTTTTCCATTCACCGTAATCCGTTCTATAGACGAGCCAGCCTTGCTTGTTATTGATGCGGAAACTTTTTCGCCGTTATACAGATTAAACGGAGAAGTGCCCGAAGGGGTGTTCATTGATACACGGCCACTTCCCGTAATTGAAAATGTCAATTGATAAGGTTTAGGTGGCAGAAACTGGATTGACGGAAGCTGCTTTAGATTATAGACAATCCGACCTATTCTAAATGCCATATTCTGGTTTTGTGGATAAGCCAGCTGAAACTTGAAAGCGGGAGCAGATCTGGTTACATAAGGCGATGTATAGAAAGGTCCCCCCCACTGATTGGTATAATCATCTGGAGTAAATACTTTCATTATCTGGTTCATCTTCATGGATGGATATCCAGCATAGATAGTTCCCTGAAATTCGTCAAAAAACCAAATACAGAGACTATCGTCAACATCGACCGGATCAAGCATCTTAACTTCTATATTGCGGATTCCGCCAACTACAGGATACTCTCTAGAATAATCATAAGCAAGGAGTCCTCCTGCCTGCGAAGATGTTCCCATATTTACTAAAAGACCATCTCCCGTCCCGTTTGGTTCAGTAATAGAGACCCCGGCCCCGTTAAATGATTTCGCTATCCACCCAGGTCTCAAACCATTCGGCCCATAAATATCCATTCTGGTTACTTGTTTCTTCTCCGGACGCGTTTTTACAGTTCCGTTATACAAGATCGGAAGCATCCAATTAAGCAATTCCGGTTTGGCGTGAGCAACATCGTTTTGCCATAGCTGAACCTGAATTTCGCCGTCTATAAAGAAAGTGGACTGGACCGAATAGTATTTCCCCCTATACAGAAACGGCCCCATTTCTACAACGGTAAGATAGTTCGAATTTGCATCAACAAAAGACTTCCATTTAAATGAGCTACCCATGTCGACTTCGACAGAGACCGGTTGTAAATACGGTTCAATATCCCTATCAAGACCATTAGTCAAATTTCCGAAAGAAATACGGCCATCGGCAAAAATGGTAAGATTCGAATATGTTCGCGACATATACGTAAATTGATTTGCGTCAGGAAGGCTGAGGACAGTCCCGTTCACCGAAAAAGTCATAATTTCCGCATCCGACATGTCAATCCAACTGGGAAGCGCTCTGTGAATTTTGCCATCGCTATATCGCTGGGCTATGACATCCGCAAAGGAAAAACCGACTATCAGGAATAGAAGAATTAGTATCTTTTTCATTTTTTTTCACTCCTATTCAATTACGGCATCCGCCTGTACATATAGATTTTTAGCCCAAATCAAACCTTCCCACCTAGATTGAGTAGCAAGGCTCACGGATGCGAACGGAGCGACAAGAATGGACGCAAAATCAGAATAGACACCGAAATACATAAAGTCGGTAGTATTCGTATAAAGGAATACATTTTCCGCTCCTCCAGGAGAATTATAGAGACCCACACGGTCAGCAATGCTGATGCCATTTTGCACCCACAGCCGAACAGGGCCATCAAAGTACACCCTGGCATCAGGTTCTACGACAAAGGAGTCGAAATAATATTCACCTTCCTCAAAATGTATTTCCGAATTTGCATAGGCATGGAAATCCTTATATGCTCCAAAAGATATCGTTGCCGAATCATTCACACCGACTATGAAATCTGTTGTTCCCGTAACGAAATAATTTACAGGAATGTCTGCAATATGAACATCCCTATGTTCAATTCGCCCATGAGAGGCTCCATCCTGCATATATAGATTTCCACCTAAGGTAATATCCTCGACATTTGAATTGGACCGTAACAAGACATCCCCTTCAACAGTCATCTGTGCAAGAATATTCGCTCCTGCACAGACCTCGACCGTTTCTCCAACAACTTCATCAGCAGAAATCGAAGCACGGTCATAAAGGGCCATGTATCCTGTAGCATAGACCTTGTGCCCTAACAAATTCCTATACGGTAAAGGAATATTCTCATTTTCGTCGACTCCGCTGTCATCGTCATCATTTTCATTCTTGTTCTCGGCAATGTTGTCATCCTCAACGAAAATAACCTGCTTATTTCCATACTCATCTTCCAAGAACAAAGTATCCATCGATGTCTTAGAGAAATCCAATTCAATACAGGTGCTGCGAAAATATGCAGTTCCCTTGAACCACAGATGAACGCCGAACGGGAACTGAATACAGAATTTACGATGCGAGCCATCCCCCCTGCTGACATATAGAGCCGTATCCAAAGCTACGCCGACAGGAATCAAATCGCTGTTGGTGCTGACACTGTATTGCAAAGTTCTTTCCGATGAATCCGTAGTCGGATATTCCCTAAACAGGTTTATCGTATAAGCCAAAGATACGCCATTAGCCCCGATGACATTTATTTCTATGCGGTTCTCTCCAGGTTCTAAATGAACTTCACTGGTCAAATCCTGGAAGTTATATCCGGGAGAGAATATTGAACCGACCCACGATATCAGCGCACCAAAGAAATTGATACCCTTGTAGGAAACCTGGTTCCCATTATGAAGCACCTGCACAGATGCTACATCCAGCGGTTCCATCAAGGCTGGAGATATTTCAATGACTGAGTCATCAGACAATACCTTGGCCGAATAATTTAAAACATATTGACGGAATTCGGACGAAATTGTTGTCACAGCACCCGCAACCTGAATTCCAGAAAGAGTTATATCAGCGTCATCCGTTGATACATACTTCATAGGAACAATACGCTTTCTGCGACTTTTCGTTTCCTTGTCGGATGCCTGCACAACAACAACGGGAGTTCCATTTGATCCAAAAGCCAAGTTCGCCGTTTTCAACGTCTTATTAGCCTTAATGAAAGCTGGGATACCAACAGAAAGCCACCGTGAATCTCGATAACTTACAAGGGTGAGTCCATCTTCGTTTTGACTATTCGCAAACATTACATAGGGGATGCCGTTCCGAACAGCAAAATCAAACGGAGCATCGCTTTCTAAATACGCAATGATCCGACGTTCCTGTTCAACAGGCAATCCCGCTGAATTTACAATGGAAGCATCTTCGTAGGGTGTAAACTGAAGTCTATGTTCGGGAGTGCCATCTTCATCTTCCGTGTCGACAAATTTACCCCTGAAGACCGAAACTGCGGTCTTGCCAGTATTATCCACAGAAATATTGTATGCCACAGCAAGATAGATATAGTCAGCATCGCCAACAATCTTAAACTGCTTCACCATGGTAAGTGGTATTGAATCATCCATAAAGACAAAATCTCCTAGATAATTCGGGAGCATGTCATCGGAAGCAGAATCCTTTGTAAGAGTCGGCCCCGCCCAAATACTTCCTGAGCCAGATATTCCTGATTCCGAAGAATCAAAAAGTCTCTTTATAATCAAGAATTTGGGAGAAGAAACGCTATCTCCATGTTCAGCAATCACATCATCCTTATATAGTTCAAAATAGGGATTTCGTGCAACATACGCCACATAGAGTTTTCCGCCAGGGCCAGTTGTCAAATCAACGCCAAACACATCGCCATTCTCTATAATACCCGGCACAACAGATGGAGGCGCATCAAAATCTTGCCCAAACACCGTATAGCCACCTATAGGCATCCATACATTGTTTATAAAGCAACTGGAAGCAAGTACCGAAGGCGTTGTGCTATCATGGGCAGCTGTCTTTACATAGGCCGCACAAACATTGCCAGTCGAATTCGCCGACATAGCAAAATCAAGCCCGTATACGGAGGCATCAAAAATGTAACCATTGTTGGTCCATGTTTCTGAATTGCCAGAGAACAGTTCAGCATTTTCGTTGCTAGTAGAATCAACCATCAGGATTCGCGGCATTGAAAGCAAATAGCTGTTTCCACCAGATGTTGTTCCCGACAGAGCTTTAGACTTTTGCAAAGTTACCAGATTTTCAATCCATGCATTTCCACTAAAATCAGCCGTATAGACTCCATCTGGTGCAGAATAGACTATTTTCGAAGAATCGCCCCTATTTATAAACAGTGGCATTTCTGCCTTTCTCAAGACATTTCCATAGCCAACCCACCCGGAAGAGGCTTTCTGAATATGCACAGTATAAATCCCGACACTGTCCGCCCCGACATCTATTTCCAATGTATATGAGGTATTGTCATCAAATGTAGCATACAAACCATCGGTAGCAGAGCAACAGTCGTAATGCCATCCAGCCGAAGCAGACTCTCCGTCCGCATAAAGACGATAACGGACTGCATCTTCCGAATTCTTTGGTTCCCAAGAAATAACTACATCCTCCTTGTTTCCGGCCAATACATATTGCAAGTTTCGATTAGTCGAAGACTGCAGAATCGGTTTGGAATCAAAAGATAAAGACGCCAAGTCATCTGAACCAAGAGAAGGATCGCTACATCTTGCATCGATGAAATCATTTTCGCTTACAAGCCGTAGACTACCGGAAACATCTTCACCAAAAGTCTTTTTGATCCGTCCGTTTTCATCCAGCGTAATATGCTTACCAACACCTCGATCATCAACTTCGGCAACAGGCATCCCGAAGTGTACATCATAGTATTTGACCATGGCTGCAGCACCAGCGGGAATCATCCGGATATCCTGCACACGAGTATTTCCCGTACTAGACAAGGAAACATTCAGTAATCCCGAGTTCACCTCACCTTCCCATTCGACATAATGCCATTTACCGGCAGCATTCCTATCCAACGCCCAGTTGTTTTTTTGCATTCCGTTAAGAGTCAATGTAATCGTTGCAGATGTATTGTCCGCATTTTGGATCCATGCAGAAAAACGATATTTGCCTTGCCTTGCCTGCTTGACGACACCTGAAAAGCCATATCTCAAATCCATCACGACTTTTGAAAAGCGACCATTAGACGCACCTTCGCCATCGGTCGCTCTTCCTTGTAAAGGCAACAAGTGACATTCACTAGTCACTTCCATGCCATTTTCGTCACAACGATCACCAGGAACAACAAGAATTTCATCAAATCCGGCATTTTGCACCACGGCACGTTCAAAAGCAATTGAGTCATCATCAACAACCCTTGCAGTCTTGTTTCCGAGTGCATCAGTTTTTTCTACGGCAAAACCGTTCAAAAACTTTGATACAGCAGAATTCTTTTTCCATATACCACTTGGATTCTCATTAAGCGCCCAAGGAATTCCTTGGAAAGAATTGCCATTTACAAGGCTATCAGGATTATAAATCCATTCCTCAACAAGGTGAGGCGTTCCCACGGAATCATTAGCAGTTGCATAACGTGCGGCAGTTGATTCAACCACCTTACCTGTAGAACAATTCGGTTTACATGAATATGACAACAATGGATTATGCAAATGATTCACACTTCGTTCAAAAGCATATTCTTCCGCCGAATATCTGAGAACCTGCTCATTAGAGATATCATTCGAACCGTTTTCAAAAAACAATTTTCTTGAGGGCAGTCCATTAAGCGCAATATTATACTCTATCGAATCCTTACTCTTGACTCCCTTGATATACGTTTCAACAGAACTGACCGCATCAACATGCAACAAATTCGGCCAATTTGAATTATGGTAACGAGTATACTTGGAAATTGAACTTTTTTCAATAACTTCCCCCACATAGGTTCTTTCAGCGCAAATTTTTCCCAGTCCAAGCCCGACATCACCGTAATCAATTGGGCACAATTCTCGTTCAATCATCCCTGAATTATCTGGTAATTCAACGCGAACTGTCGTTATTAAAGGTGTATTATTTACATAGTCAAAGGCAACATCCGGAGCATTGTCAAAATTATAAACATACTTGTAAGAAAATTTCTTATCTACAATAGGGTCATGCACAGTTTTCTGTCCAACAAGCAGAACCCCCTTATTCTTTACGAAGGAATCATTTTTCTTATAGTAGATTGTCGTTGTTCCGGCTTCCGTTGTTTCGGCAGCTCCTTCAACAGCAAAGAAATCACCTATTGTATAAGACTCGTCAAAGACTTCGACCGTAGTCGGTCCTTGTCCGCTCGGGTTTCGGATATCCTCAAAGTGACTCCAATTTATATCAAGTTGTTCTTCGTTCCATTTTACGCCGTCCCACAGAAAAGC
This region includes:
- a CDS encoding RHS repeat domain-containing protein; the encoded protein is MKKILILLFLIVGFSFADVIAQRYSDGKIHRALPSWIDMSDAEIMTFSVNGTVLSLPDANQFTYMSRTYSNLTIFADGRISFGNLTNGLDRDIEPYLQPVSVEVDMGSSFKWKSFVDANSNYLTVVEMGPFLYRGKYYSVQSTFFIDGEIQVQLWQNDVAHAKPELLNWMLPILYNGTVKTRPEKKQVTRMDIYGPNGLRPGWIAKSFNGAGVSITEPNGTGDGLLVNMGTSSQAGGLLAYDYSREYPVVGGIRNIEVKMLDPVDVDDSLCIWFFDEFQGTIYAGYPSMKMNQIMKVFTPDDYTNQWGGPFYTSPYVTRSAPAFKFQLAYPQNQNMAFRIGRIVYNLKQLPSIQFLPPKPYQLTFSITGSGRVSMNTPSGTSPFNLYNGEKVSASITSKAGSSIERITVNGKIIVLNGEIISKMPSMNQSFNAARDSNEYVKLFKAYGDRPYSKIDFDITAMHENVNVIIKFAPCEARTLDVVPEMVKTDTYLDPINQPNARKFTSAVFKDAFGTTVQTQDSLSNGKYIVSAVYSDALGKTKYEPMSFVLDTTTFVYMDMACEACVVAANNYYDGTDSTDKPNAESNAFTEFEPRYGNESGSFGRNAGIARRSFEFQQQVQEAYGLPASVETDFLHLNYLNEGDISDNFRKRIKNPGGKHLTISRDAEGRYTQSVTDEKNRTVSTWTYDGENELVVMNEYDGYDRLIRSYLRDFPAFADTMGYDAMGRVLSKKSNDRGLVEYAYDSLGNLRFTRNARQKALGNNYFMANVYDGEGRVVAIGEVHGGHDFAAPNTAIASAALTPIVRTVYGKPTSDTLTLYGVNLNSSLLGNILSQMDGIRDYDVGAIIAYDGEGNPVSIKMKSYDRIGRMSRQWVVYLFDDVPAVQLSYVYNLSDELASSTYSEWAGSGWTQKSTRTRTYDNKGRLVETREGNSMLTSYTYSANGNVVSKHYYDAGTEVFAKTVRRDVYGRPVVLDYRNGSTELYSENISYENPLSVRQSTVARVWADAGTVGRVVENAGYTYDYLGRLTEMSGTRNASYSYDELGRLTVKHEGSQAVGCYYGSQSHQGYYRPYGMTISGRSYTPYEYYSYDASGNVWLDRYARAAYELDARALPKNVRLYPEVPSGISQNNLDDFESLELARIRMAYDENGQRVYFNYGDESSGYGEATLSGVGVYRKDGSGDYSLVREDLIAGGYRKDGAAYFPVTDAQGNIRGYANTSGVQSAYAYYPYGALIDLAHDDAEDSRRWQAKEFDSDINKYYFGARFYDPLFGLWLTPDPAGQFANAYTYGGDPLNYIDPNGESITAAIAIGAAVGAAIGASVSAVNCSGASEVSCGRAMAQGTLKGAAVGAISGAISGGVAAVASSISGTTSVAAEGGAMIASAGVETANAASYSYAIFNNMFWSTVESSLQYAATGWMNDGGYSWSGFGGAALGGFLGGVIPGYQAVPGGSMVNIFSETAYSAARGGVLGYVGGGLGEVLRTGSWNNEAAISGAGYGVLGGVISSTVKIGLLGYAVPKSDFQKEIEANYAKEHNLIIGPYGSVNRRGGLLDVVGVSIGRNNVSNPEKKRMLTAPTHEGIHYLQQVKDGTLPFYLRVAQEYKFGTDMKSAYTKVGTYDYEADDYSLDYYYTGKKAYH
- a CDS encoding cadherin-like beta sandwich domain-containing protein — encoded protein: MLSKILQALLALCTFVFSQSVETGDAFNKYMSPDGGINPLSGTVSFSVPLATLSAGGVSTSFALNYSGNVSQSVKNRNDLSPTSWVGLGWSMGFAKIVSENNHSMSLLDDFYYLVTAEGIRYKLIYEGNRWWIESLPYWLVERRTEMKVLSGKTFEIVVGWILTDDSGNKYQYGDMSYCMSNTLDTACSAQGATAYELGFPAFGHTGESIDGNDVPYPVSWSLAKIYDWKNNSLTYSYYQFQEKIKHGSWTSQNRYTKETYLKEVRSSMGSYVKFVLSDKNEGDFEGEVVDAIGKEELSADDEIDAFVAPLERKFLSKVELYGMDGEILQTVGFCYEALKVSPSLDADENKKYTKRLLTRIVWANGVGKETKRESYEYYDNVYKAYLNDSYALGMMKEIQGANCGKVSFDYVYQAIDKQPLTIHSEKLPVVNVSLGYLEDGTPYLLGIDKNEKKVVVYYWRNGAWNIRKELSSLPYHDKGYFITEKNNWFAYVTGDGDSYDMYPVVWDGASWQVKPYVHDDGDKELVLTGPNYIVKGNLSSTKSTLTLTVPWTLWGNTFVIDTLSADEGSMDNQFLQIYPSENHIAVSYIGTDWGNNYRVRIFSFKYDASGISVQKTYDNDDLDDDNRYYWGNGYLFGAVESTGLWGQRAEAYHWNGSGWTKLLNYDVHGVLGVPRAQAVGYNYVAMRHNDNDDLTLFDWDGESWRIPFENRNMVHHDDFDLLEEAEWDAVGSSNFFVTRRPKVDNIIEIPYFCWPKFKRWGVKWKCKYVRVWSETHPGANIELFERQNDGGWIRYGEVNTDDSKSEKHLVVGSNWYIEKRSNKAFLWDGVKWNEEQLDINWSHFEDIRNPSGQGPTTVEVFDESYTIGDFFAVEGAAETTEAGTTTIYYKKNDSFVKNKGVLLVGQKTVHDPIVDKKFSYKYVYNFDNAPDVAFDYVNNTPLITTVRVELPDNSGMIERELCPIDYGDVGLGLGKICAERTYVGEVIEKSSISKYTRYHNSNWPNLLHVDAVSSVETYIKGVKSKDSIEYNIALNGLPSRKLFFENGSNDISNEQVLRYSAEEYAFERSVNHLHNPLLSYSCKPNCSTGKVVESTAARYATANDSVGTPHLVEEWIYNPDSLVNGNSFQGIPWALNENPSGIWKKNSAVSKFLNGFAVEKTDALGNKTARVVDDDSIAFERAVVQNAGFDEILVVPGDRCDENGMEVTSECHLLPLQGRATDGEGASNGRFSKVVMDLRYGFSGVVKQARQGKYRFSAWIQNADNTSATITLTLNGMQKNNWALDRNAAGKWHYVEWEGEVNSGLLNVSLSSTGNTRVQDIRMIPAGAAAMVKYYDVHFGMPVAEVDDRGVGKHITLDENGRIKKTFGEDVSGSLRLVSENDFIDARCSDPSLGSDDLASLSFDSKPILQSSTNRNLQYVLAGNKEDVVISWEPKNSEDAVRYRLYADGESASAGWHYDCCSATDGLYATFDDNTSYTLEIDVGADSVGIYTVHIQKASSGWVGYGNVLRKAEMPLFINRGDSSKIVYSAPDGVYTADFSGNAWIENLVTLQKSKALSGTTSGGNSYLLSMPRILMVDSTSNENAELFSGNSETWTNNGYIFDASVYGLDFAMSANSTGNVCAAYVKTAAHDSTTPSVLASSCFINNVWMPIGGYTVFGQDFDAPPSVVPGIIENGDVFGVDLTTGPGGKLYVAYVARNPYFELYKDDVIAEHGDSVSSPKFLIIKRLFDSSESGISGSGSIWAGPTLTKDSASDDMLPNYLGDFVFMDDSIPLTMVKQFKIVGDADYIYLAVAYNISVDNTGKTAVSVFRGKFVDTEDEDGTPEHRLQFTPYEDASIVNSAGLPVEQERRIIAYLESDAPFDFAVRNGIPYVMFANSQNEDGLTLVSYRDSRWLSVGIPAFIKANKTLKTANLAFGSNGTPVVVVQASDKETKSRRKRIVPMKYVSTDDADITLSGIQVAGAVTTISSEFRQYVLNYSAKVLSDDSVIEISPALMEPLDVASVQVLHNGNQVSYKGINFFGALISWVGSIFSPGYNFQDLTSEVHLEPGENRIEINVIGANGVSLAYTINLFREYPTTDSSERTLQYSVSTNSDLIPVGVALDTALYVSRGDGSHRKFCIQFPFGVHLWFKGTAYFRSTCIELDFSKTSMDTLFLEDEYGNKQVIFVEDDNIAENKNENDDDDSGVDENENIPLPYRNLLGHKVYATGYMALYDRASISADEVVGETVEVCAGANILAQMTVEGDVLLRSNSNVEDITLGGNLYMQDGASHGRIEHRDVHIADIPVNYFVTGTTDFIVGVNDSATISFGAYKDFHAYANSEIHFEEGEYYFDSFVVEPDARVYFDGPVRLWVQNGISIADRVGLYNSPGGAENVFLYTNTTDFMYFGVYSDFASILVAPFASVSLATQSRWEGLIWAKNLYVQADAVIE